From the genome of Vitis riparia cultivar Riparia Gloire de Montpellier isolate 1030 chromosome 2, EGFV_Vit.rip_1.0, whole genome shotgun sequence, one region includes:
- the LOC117927850 gene encoding probable xyloglucan endotransglucosylase/hydrolase protein 30, with amino-acid sequence MMGQLPVIRNFSLFFFFFSFFCAASSFNLSVISFDQGYTHLFGEGNLVRSSDGRSVRLLLDRYTGSGFISANLYNHGFFSANIKLPSEYTAGVVVAFYTSNGDVFEKTHDELDFEFLGNVKGKPWRFQTNVYGNGSTSRGREERYRLWFDPSKEFHRYSILWTAKNIIFYVDEVPIREVIRNEAMGGDYPSKPMALYATIWDASNWATSGGKYKVDYNYAPFVSEFSDFVLDGCPADPLQLASAGGCSDKDAELESNDYSAITPLRRISMRKFRQKYMYYSYCYDTLRYATPLPECVIIPSEKRRFKDTGRLKFGGSHKKSSKRRSRVPVATTSDRQAAA; translated from the exons atgatgggtcAGCTTCCAGTAATACGcaatttctctctcttcttcttcttcttctctttcttctgcGCGGCCTCCTCCTTCAACCTCTCCGTCATCTCGTTTGATCAGGGCTACACCCACCTTTTCGGCGAAGGCAACCTCGTCCGCTCCTCCGACGGCAGAAGCGTCCGCCTCCTCCTCGACCGTTACACCG GGTCTGGTTTTATATCGGCCAACCTGTACAACCACGGATTCTTCAGCGCGAACATCAAGCTGCCGTCGGAGTACACGGCCGGCGTGGTGGTAGCTTTCTAT ACATCGAATGGAGACGTGTTCGAGAAGACGCACGATGAACTGGACTTCGAGTTCTTGGGGAACGTAAAAGGGAAGCCATGGAGGTTTCAGACGAACGTGTACGGAAATGGGAGCACAAGCCGTGGAAGGGAAGAGAGGTATCGGCTTTGGTTCGATCCAAGCAAGGAGTTCCATAGATATAGCATTCTCTGGACGGCCAAGAACATCAT ATTTTATGTTGATGAAGTTCCCATAAGAGAGGTGATTCGCAACGAGGCGATGGGTGGCGACTACCCATCAAAGCCAATGGCATTGTACGCGACCATATGGGATGCCTCCAACTGGGCCACTTCAGGTGGCAAATACAAAGTGGACTACAACTACGCGCCCTTCGTCTCTGAATTCTCCGATTTCGTGCTCGATGGCTGCCCTGCTGATCCACTTCAGCTAGCATCCGCCGGCGGCTGCTCCGACAAGGATGCTGAGCTCGAGAGCAATGACTATTCCGCCATCACCCCACTTCGTCGCATCTCCATGCGCAAGTTCCGCCAAAAGTACATGTACTATTCCTACTGCTACGACACCCTGCGCTACGCTACTCCCCTACCGGAGTGTGTCATCATCCCTTCCGAGAAACGTCGGTTCAAGGACACTGGGCGCTTGAAGTTTGGAGGCAGCCACAAGAAGAGCTCCAAGCGGAGGTCCCGGGTGCCGGTTGCCACCACCTCAGACCGCCAGGCTGCTGCATAA